The proteins below are encoded in one region of Rhodopirellula halodulae:
- a CDS encoding endo-1,4-beta-xylanase — MLSIKSVSLLGSCLVLLLLAAEVPSRLAAQETFPGDRLKDLAPPDFAIGGVMGGYDTQSLNTPVLDLARSEFNAVTAKAFMPFGPWTDPTQPIDTSGLTRNVAWAVQNGMQVHAHVLVYPTENVRLPWFQNLPDEEVEEVLQQYTSTMAGSVSGGVWVWDVVNEVIGDNGDVMDDDGLRIGLGTGENFVPYKEYAAMGPEYIAKAFEWAHDADPNALLILNEYSAETVNDKSDRLLALCKRLRDQGVPIDGVGFQNHWLDLRYEPNYDSIRENFQRFANEGFQVFITECDVAAVHTQDPAGSPPTSEQLQRQARVFSNLLQIALEQPACKSFLMWDYTDETSWLQNTDFTLTLADRRPGFSDTIVPPGTSMFATPIAGGDGVVPISPKLAYLQMQATLLDRSFNTYRVTSGWDWQTSYLARFGQPNSDGQYVPGTDVYAERLDEQSETWSSLKWELERIDASAYRIRNLWDDGADYLTRQPAPRDDPNQILPGGTVGMQALNEAWTSQQWFFIPAGNGGFQLVNGWAPEDGVLTREAQGQNSAGDYVPGPEVRLHPPADWSSQVWYFNRIGQ, encoded by the coding sequence ATGCTCTCAATCAAAAGTGTTTCCCTCCTTGGCTCGTGCTTGGTGCTGTTGTTACTTGCGGCGGAGGTCCCTTCGCGATTAGCTGCTCAGGAGACGTTTCCCGGCGATCGGTTGAAAGACTTGGCTCCCCCAGATTTCGCGATCGGCGGAGTCATGGGTGGGTATGACACTCAGTCGCTCAACACGCCGGTCCTTGATTTGGCTCGATCGGAATTCAACGCCGTCACGGCCAAGGCTTTCATGCCGTTTGGTCCGTGGACCGACCCGACTCAGCCAATCGATACGTCTGGTTTGACGCGCAACGTGGCGTGGGCGGTCCAAAATGGAATGCAGGTTCACGCTCATGTGTTGGTCTATCCAACCGAAAACGTTCGCTTGCCCTGGTTTCAAAACTTACCGGACGAAGAGGTCGAGGAAGTTCTCCAGCAGTACACCTCCACGATGGCGGGCAGCGTATCCGGCGGGGTCTGGGTTTGGGACGTGGTCAATGAAGTCATCGGCGACAACGGCGATGTGATGGACGACGACGGGCTTCGCATCGGGCTGGGTACCGGTGAGAACTTCGTGCCATACAAGGAGTACGCGGCGATGGGCCCGGAATACATCGCAAAAGCGTTTGAGTGGGCTCATGATGCCGATCCAAACGCGTTGCTGATTCTCAATGAATATTCTGCCGAAACGGTCAACGATAAATCGGATCGGTTGTTGGCGCTGTGCAAACGGCTACGAGACCAAGGCGTCCCGATCGACGGAGTGGGCTTTCAAAACCACTGGCTGGACCTCCGCTACGAACCCAATTACGACAGCATCCGTGAAAACTTTCAGCGGTTTGCCAACGAGGGTTTTCAGGTCTTCATCACCGAGTGCGATGTGGCCGCCGTGCACACCCAAGACCCGGCGGGCAGTCCGCCGACATCGGAACAACTTCAACGACAAGCTCGCGTGTTTTCGAATTTGTTGCAGATTGCATTGGAGCAACCGGCTTGCAAGTCGTTCTTGATGTGGGACTACACCGATGAAACATCATGGCTGCAGAACACGGACTTCACTCTGACCTTGGCCGATCGTCGACCGGGTTTTTCAGACACGATCGTGCCACCCGGAACGTCCATGTTTGCAACGCCAATCGCAGGCGGTGATGGCGTGGTTCCGATCTCGCCAAAGTTGGCCTATTTGCAAATGCAAGCGACGTTGCTCGATCGATCATTCAACACCTACCGAGTGACCAGCGGTTGGGACTGGCAAACGTCCTACCTGGCTCGTTTTGGTCAACCCAATTCAGATGGCCAATACGTTCCGGGCACGGACGTCTATGCGGAGCGATTGGACGAACAGTCCGAGACTTGGTCCAGTTTGAAGTGGGAACTCGAACGGATCGACGCCAGTGCTTATCGAATCCGAAACCTGTGGGATGACGGAGCGGACTACCTGACTCGGCAACCCGCACCCAGAGACGATCCCAACCAAATTCTGCCTGGCGGTACCGTCGGGATGCAGGCTCTCAACGAGGCTTGGACGAGCCAGCAGTGGTTCTTCATTCCGGCCGGCAATGGTGGCTTTCAGTTGGTCAACGGATGGGCACCGGAAGACGGCGTTTTGACCCGCGAGGCTCAGGGTCAGAACTCAGCCGGCGACTATGTGCCAGGCCCCGAGGTTCGTTTGCATCCACCCGCGGATTGGTCCAGCCAAGTCTGGTACTTCAACCGCATTGGCCAATGA
- a CDS encoding flagellin hook IN motif-containing protein: MTISSSSTASFAGRSLLVENFKLSARAPSQTESETLVRRVDTTSDRINSLVAGISEKLLGAARQGASFEQFQGSIDTALSEISDLIGQPLTLGGSSNAVIRGLDEGQIQNLEILSLPPNASARFSGGLSQEASKASVLINDAARLQSGGALDLKVGESDRRIQFQPGRSIVGMAQQINSKNYGVAAREVNGKLQLTSRGGGALEATVRPIRTGRSYGENQLVGVNASQIDSVDISRLPEGISETFEGRVDTSASVARLTYRGTTGGFVTGSASFDLTGELGSNSVEVTRGESILSFAEKINNVSAFTGVIAEVHGNELRLESQQRGEDAQLRLSNVVRQFRPTVEGVNAGQIPRFDLQSIADGAEVQLSGSVTTASDTAKLQYTGNAGTVADTAVFTLTGDLGSEQFAIAQGEALSSVRDRINAETASTGVTATLDGNTLQFSGQEVGSSESIQVQLDDITQYTSVDGANASQVSNFNVVSSEPRSTNTINGTVDQAATQAELVYEGFLNAAPASGTFDLTGELGTARFSVSTFQSLTSIRDDINSRTGDTGVVASVSNGDLTLRSDGYGSDAIVEIDVVSGSFDTNGGDGNGNAAGTDAQLTLNGTSVTADGNEVAYADALGSYTFELQPGFAGTLDPITVTTSDGSFDLSGGDETGTAYGVDAEATINGQAFVADGNEFDLTIESAEFSFDVTSGFQGALDTITLSSIEDEFAVSGGDEDGYAYGQAGQATINGQLYTSNDDTFEVSVGEQSIDVAFTNGYVGAFDTFDVDSLSTPHRRTGTPTTYRANASEERLQINGKDVLRVDGRYEFEQDGVRLAFDLANNFRGSFDNFTISANGSAEASYESNRYAALTGTTLEATKVVLNDLFQLASGGDFDSQNVHALDAYGVAKESLSKLQSLFGASPARGRSLSGLLLDQIV, translated from the coding sequence ATGACAATCAGCTCCAGCTCAACCGCCAGTTTCGCAGGCCGTTCTCTCTTGGTAGAGAACTTCAAGCTGAGTGCTCGCGCACCCAGTCAGACCGAAAGCGAAACACTCGTTCGACGCGTCGATACGACGTCGGATCGAATCAATTCATTGGTGGCCGGTATCAGTGAGAAGCTACTCGGCGCGGCACGTCAGGGTGCTTCGTTCGAGCAATTTCAAGGGTCGATTGACACCGCGCTTTCCGAAATCAGTGACTTGATAGGGCAGCCACTGACTTTGGGTGGGTCGAGCAATGCAGTGATTCGAGGTTTGGACGAGGGGCAAATTCAAAACCTCGAAATCCTGTCATTGCCACCCAACGCGTCCGCGAGATTCTCCGGTGGGTTGTCACAAGAGGCCAGCAAGGCATCTGTTTTGATCAACGATGCTGCGCGGCTGCAAAGTGGTGGTGCGTTGGACTTGAAAGTCGGCGAATCCGATCGTCGAATTCAATTCCAACCGGGACGATCCATCGTCGGAATGGCTCAGCAGATCAACTCGAAAAACTACGGCGTTGCGGCTCGTGAGGTGAATGGCAAGCTTCAGCTGACGTCGCGCGGTGGCGGTGCTTTGGAAGCGACGGTTCGTCCCATTCGCACCGGACGTTCGTATGGCGAGAACCAACTGGTCGGCGTCAACGCTTCTCAAATTGATTCGGTGGACATCAGCCGATTGCCCGAAGGCATCTCGGAGACTTTCGAAGGCCGTGTCGATACATCAGCATCCGTGGCTCGACTGACCTATCGCGGAACGACTGGCGGATTCGTGACGGGGTCGGCGTCTTTCGATTTGACAGGCGAACTCGGATCCAACAGCGTCGAAGTCACGCGTGGTGAATCCATTCTGTCGTTCGCGGAGAAAATCAACAACGTTTCGGCGTTCACCGGAGTCATAGCGGAAGTGCACGGAAACGAACTGCGGTTGGAATCGCAGCAACGTGGCGAAGACGCTCAGCTGAGACTTTCCAACGTCGTGCGTCAGTTCCGTCCGACCGTCGAAGGCGTCAATGCGGGCCAGATCCCTCGCTTCGATTTGCAAAGCATTGCAGACGGTGCCGAAGTTCAACTTTCGGGTTCGGTCACCACCGCGTCGGATACGGCCAAGCTGCAGTACACAGGCAACGCGGGAACGGTCGCTGACACGGCGGTTTTCACGTTGACCGGTGATTTGGGCAGTGAGCAATTCGCGATTGCTCAAGGAGAAGCCCTTTCGTCCGTACGTGATCGCATCAATGCAGAAACGGCATCGACCGGCGTCACCGCAACGCTCGATGGAAACACACTGCAGTTCAGTGGTCAAGAAGTCGGTTCGTCAGAAAGCATTCAGGTCCAGCTTGATGACATCACGCAGTACACCAGCGTCGATGGAGCCAATGCGTCTCAAGTCTCAAACTTCAACGTGGTGTCGTCCGAGCCACGCTCGACCAACACCATCAACGGGACAGTCGATCAGGCAGCGACCCAAGCCGAACTGGTTTACGAAGGCTTCTTGAATGCGGCACCAGCATCCGGAACGTTTGATTTGACTGGCGAGCTGGGCACGGCTCGTTTCAGTGTCAGCACCTTCCAGTCGTTGACATCAATCCGAGACGACATCAATTCGCGAACCGGCGATACGGGAGTGGTCGCTTCCGTGTCCAACGGGGATCTCACACTGCGAAGCGACGGCTACGGCTCCGATGCAATTGTCGAGATTGATGTCGTATCAGGAAGCTTCGATACCAACGGCGGCGATGGAAACGGCAACGCCGCGGGCACGGACGCCCAACTCACGCTGAATGGAACCAGCGTCACGGCCGACGGGAATGAAGTCGCCTACGCGGACGCATTGGGTTCCTACACGTTTGAATTGCAGCCCGGTTTCGCCGGAACGCTCGATCCAATCACCGTCACCACCTCCGATGGCAGTTTCGATCTGTCCGGGGGTGACGAAACGGGAACGGCATATGGCGTCGATGCTGAAGCAACGATCAACGGGCAAGCTTTTGTTGCTGACGGAAACGAGTTTGACCTCACGATTGAATCGGCTGAATTCTCGTTTGATGTCACCAGTGGATTCCAAGGTGCGTTGGACACGATTACGTTGTCATCCATCGAAGATGAATTCGCGGTATCGGGTGGTGATGAGGATGGTTACGCGTATGGCCAGGCCGGGCAAGCAACCATCAACGGGCAGCTTTACACCTCGAACGATGACACCTTTGAGGTGTCCGTCGGTGAACAGTCCATCGATGTCGCCTTCACCAACGGATACGTGGGAGCGTTCGACACGTTTGATGTCGACTCGCTTTCAACCCCGCATCGCCGCACCGGAACGCCCACCACCTATCGTGCGAACGCCAGCGAAGAACGATTGCAGATCAATGGGAAGGACGTTTTAAGAGTTGATGGGCGATATGAGTTTGAGCAAGACGGTGTCCGACTCGCGTTCGACTTGGCCAACAACTTTCGAGGCAGCTTCGATAACTTCACAATCTCGGCAAATGGATCAGCGGAGGCGTCCTACGAGTCCAATCGATACGCGGCGCTGACGGGCACCACCTTGGAAGCCACGAAGGTCGTGCTCAACGATCTGTTTCAACTGGCATCGGGAGGAGACTTCGATAGCCAGAATGTTCACGCCCTGGATGCCTACGGTGTGGCGAAAGAATCACTGAGCAAGCTGCAGTCGTTGTTCGGCGCTTCGCCTGCACGCGGTCGTTCACTGTCCGGTTTGTTGCTTGACCAGATCGTGTGA
- the cydB gene encoding cytochrome d ubiquinol oxidase subunit II gives MSYDTLTFIWFVLLGVLLCGYAILDGFDLGVGILHPFLAKDDRERRLVMNSIGPLWDGNEVWLVTFGGALFAAFPVAYATVFSSFYTAFFLLLTCLIGRAVSLEFRSKVHSNAWRRIWDTGFFLSSTCAALLLGIAGGNVMQGMQLGAKYEYQGSLLEQLSWYPLLVGLLTVALFALHGCIYLYLKTEHELQRRAKASITPLFYAFALLYAIVTLATWWHVPHATENIANYPLLWIVPILNALAVLNIPRAMHLGKPGYAFFSSTMVILALASLFSVAIYPNFMLSTIDPEFSITLQNARSSQNTLQTMLIIAGLGMPCVLSYTVIIYWIFRGKVRLEPNSY, from the coding sequence ATGAGTTACGACACGCTCACGTTCATCTGGTTTGTGCTGCTTGGTGTTCTGCTCTGTGGTTACGCCATCTTGGACGGCTTTGATCTTGGCGTCGGGATCCTGCACCCATTCCTCGCCAAAGATGACCGTGAACGACGGTTGGTGATGAACTCCATCGGTCCCCTTTGGGATGGAAACGAAGTCTGGTTGGTGACGTTCGGTGGTGCTTTGTTCGCCGCATTCCCCGTGGCTTACGCGACCGTGTTCAGCAGTTTTTACACAGCGTTCTTCCTGCTGCTCACGTGTCTGATTGGAAGAGCGGTGAGTCTGGAGTTTCGCTCGAAGGTTCATTCCAACGCTTGGCGTCGGATTTGGGACACTGGCTTCTTTCTGTCATCGACGTGTGCCGCATTGTTGCTAGGAATTGCGGGCGGCAATGTGATGCAGGGGATGCAGCTGGGTGCCAAGTATGAATATCAAGGCAGCTTGCTGGAACAACTCAGTTGGTACCCGTTGCTGGTTGGCCTGCTGACAGTGGCGTTGTTCGCACTGCATGGCTGCATCTATTTGTACTTAAAAACTGAGCACGAACTGCAGCGAAGGGCGAAAGCGTCAATCACGCCGTTGTTCTATGCCTTCGCGTTGCTGTATGCGATTGTCACGCTGGCAACTTGGTGGCATGTTCCTCACGCAACCGAGAACATCGCCAACTACCCGCTGCTTTGGATCGTTCCGATCTTGAACGCGTTGGCCGTGCTGAACATTCCCCGAGCCATGCACCTTGGCAAACCTGGCTACGCATTCTTTTCATCCACGATGGTGATTTTGGCGCTGGCGTCTTTATTCAGCGTGGCGATCTATCCCAATTTCATGTTGTCGACGATCGACCCCGAGTTCAGCATCACGCTGCAAAATGCTCGAAGCAGTCAAAACACGTTGCAAACGATGCTGATCATCGCCGGATTGGGAATGCCTTGCGTGCTGAGCTACACGGTGATCATCTATTGGATTTTCCGTGGTAAAGTTCGGCTGGAACCCAATAGCTACTGA
- a CDS encoding DJ-1/PfpI family protein translates to MEKVLIVIGDATELLDTMYPYYRLQEAGFQPVVIAPEKRLYQLVLHEIKPGWTITKEWEGYTLDCDVPFSKVKEEDYAGIFFSGGRAPEYIRYDEDLVRITQHFFDTNKPIASVCHGVEIPAYADRVRGRRMATVAKCQFDLEVCGGIFVDEPCVIDGNLVSGRTYRDNGFYIGPWIQQLEAARDSKR, encoded by the coding sequence ATGGAAAAAGTGCTGATCGTCATCGGCGACGCAACCGAACTGCTGGACACGATGTATCCATACTACCGACTGCAGGAAGCTGGATTTCAACCGGTCGTGATCGCACCTGAAAAGCGTCTCTACCAACTGGTTTTGCACGAAATCAAACCGGGCTGGACGATCACCAAAGAATGGGAAGGCTACACGCTGGATTGCGACGTGCCCTTTTCCAAAGTGAAGGAAGAGGACTACGCGGGAATCTTCTTTTCCGGCGGTCGAGCACCGGAGTACATCCGCTACGACGAAGACCTCGTCCGAATCACACAACACTTCTTTGACACCAACAAACCCATCGCCAGCGTTTGCCACGGCGTCGAGATCCCCGCCTACGCCGATCGCGTCCGCGGACGCCGCATGGCCACCGTTGCGAAGTGCCAATTCGACCTAGAAGTTTGCGGCGGGATCTTCGTCGACGAACCATGCGTCATTGATGGCAACCTCGTCAGCGGACGCACTTACCGCGACAACGGTTTTTATATCGGACCATGGATCCAACAACTCGAAGCCGCTCGCGATTCCAAGCGCTAG
- a CDS encoding cytochrome ubiquinol oxidase subunit I: protein MMDVEILSRLQFAGTIMFHYLFPPLSIGLGLQLFLCELSYYRTRNPVWEAAARFWTRIFAVNFAMGVATGIVMEFEFGTNWAAYSRFVGDVFGSALAAEGIFAFFLESGFLAVLVFGWDRVGPTMHLFSTLMVFLGSMFSAVWIVVANSWQQTPAGYHIVWHDVQGESMPRAEITDFWAMVFNPSSVDRLTHTLIGALVLGAFFVASVCSFYLLKNRHEDIARKCLSIALPTSLLFTFLAAITGHDSAQKLVETQPAKLAALEAHFETRNEPTGLYLFGWPDAEQETVHMGIQVPNLLSLMVYNDPTKPVPGMDQIPKDERPPVWLPFQTFHLMVGLGTMMIGVAALACWFWFRQTLDSKRWLLWVLVFMPIAAMTANQAGWITAEVGRQPWIVYPSVQNGVEMIGLRTADGLSESVTAEQVLSSIILFGIIYSMLFAVWVFVLNHKIQHGPESVEALLAHKAGLRPQSMSEQFEQTGKSHGGDFLEEDSQ from the coding sequence ATGATGGACGTCGAAATCCTGAGCCGTTTGCAGTTTGCTGGAACGATCATGTTCCACTATCTGTTCCCGCCATTGTCCATCGGGTTGGGGCTGCAGTTATTTCTCTGCGAGTTGTCGTACTACCGAACCCGGAATCCAGTTTGGGAAGCCGCCGCGAGGTTCTGGACGCGGATCTTCGCCGTGAATTTCGCGATGGGCGTGGCGACCGGGATCGTGATGGAGTTCGAGTTCGGCACAAACTGGGCGGCCTATTCGCGATTTGTGGGCGACGTGTTTGGTTCTGCCTTGGCGGCGGAGGGGATCTTCGCGTTCTTTCTTGAAAGTGGTTTCCTAGCGGTGTTGGTGTTTGGTTGGGATCGGGTCGGTCCGACCATGCATCTCTTCAGCACGCTGATGGTGTTCTTGGGGTCGATGTTCAGCGCGGTGTGGATTGTTGTCGCGAATAGTTGGCAGCAAACACCTGCGGGCTATCACATCGTTTGGCACGACGTGCAAGGCGAGTCCATGCCTCGCGCGGAGATCACGGATTTTTGGGCGATGGTGTTCAATCCATCTTCGGTCGATCGTCTGACACACACCTTGATCGGTGCGTTGGTACTCGGTGCGTTCTTTGTCGCGTCGGTTTGTTCGTTCTATCTGTTGAAGAATCGACACGAAGACATCGCACGAAAGTGTCTTTCGATTGCTCTTCCGACTTCACTGCTGTTCACGTTCTTGGCGGCGATCACCGGTCACGACTCCGCTCAAAAATTGGTCGAAACCCAGCCCGCCAAACTGGCCGCGCTGGAAGCTCATTTCGAAACCCGTAATGAACCAACGGGGCTCTACCTTTTCGGATGGCCCGACGCGGAACAAGAGACCGTTCACATGGGGATCCAAGTCCCCAACTTGCTGAGCTTGATGGTCTACAACGATCCGACGAAGCCTGTTCCGGGCATGGATCAAATTCCCAAAGACGAACGCCCACCGGTTTGGTTGCCATTTCAAACGTTCCATTTGATGGTCGGTTTGGGAACGATGATGATCGGAGTCGCGGCGTTGGCGTGTTGGTTTTGGTTTCGGCAAACGCTTGATTCCAAACGCTGGTTGCTGTGGGTTTTGGTGTTCATGCCGATCGCCGCCATGACGGCGAACCAAGCCGGGTGGATCACGGCTGAGGTGGGACGTCAGCCCTGGATCGTGTACCCATCCGTGCAGAACGGGGTGGAGATGATAGGCCTCAGAACGGCGGACGGCCTAAGCGAATCAGTGACCGCCGAACAAGTGTTAAGTTCGATCATCTTGTTTGGAATCATCTATTCCATGTTGTTCGCGGTTTGGGTGTTCGTCCTGAATCACAAAATTCAACACGGTCCTGAATCGGTGGAGGCGTTGCTCGCACATAAAGCGGGCCTGCGTCCGCAAAGCATGTCGGAGCAATTCGAACAAACGGGGAAATCCCACGGCGGTGACTTTCTGGAGGAGGACTCCCAATGA
- the ssb gene encoding single-stranded DNA-binding protein codes for MASYNRVMLMGNLTRDIDLRYLPSGMAVAEFAIAVNEKRKASDGQWVEDVSFFDITLFGRTAEVAGEYLSKGSPIFVEGRLKQDTWEKDGQKRSKVKVIGERMQMIGGRGNDSGGGRPAPARSSSGGGSQVESQRSNYVNSNTPSPNDSQPTGDGPGYDEPDIPF; via the coding sequence ATGGCAAGTTACAACCGCGTGATGTTGATGGGCAATTTGACCCGCGACATTGATCTGCGTTACTTGCCCAGTGGCATGGCCGTCGCCGAATTCGCAATCGCGGTCAACGAAAAACGCAAAGCCTCCGATGGCCAATGGGTCGAAGACGTTTCGTTCTTTGACATCACGCTGTTTGGACGCACCGCGGAAGTTGCCGGAGAATACCTTTCCAAGGGTTCGCCAATCTTTGTCGAAGGCCGCCTGAAACAGGACACATGGGAAAAAGACGGCCAGAAACGTTCCAAGGTCAAAGTGATCGGTGAACGGATGCAAATGATCGGTGGTCGAGGAAACGACTCCGGTGGCGGACGACCCGCACCCGCCCGCTCCAGTTCGGGCGGTGGTTCCCAGGTGGAATCGCAACGATCTAACTACGTCAATTCCAATACTCCTTCCCCCAACGATTCTCAACCGACCGGAGACGGACCCGGCTACGACGAACCGGACATTCCGTTCTAA
- the rpsF gene encoding 30S ribosomal protein S6 produces the protein MAKVNTYETLFILDSNHYARDPGGVAKQLEELIAENGGEVQVSRMWMEQKLAYPIDKHQKGTYYLIYFSMEGPNLQKLARAFALAEPVIRELTIKLDPRLVEPILANARGEHFAGPSGAEGGEDAPAEGEEAVAETADA, from the coding sequence GTGGCAAAAGTCAACACTTACGAAACGCTGTTCATCCTCGATAGCAACCATTACGCCCGCGATCCCGGTGGCGTTGCCAAACAACTCGAAGAGTTGATCGCCGAGAATGGCGGTGAAGTGCAGGTCAGCCGGATGTGGATGGAGCAGAAACTCGCTTATCCCATCGACAAGCACCAAAAAGGCACCTACTACCTGATCTACTTCAGCATGGAAGGTCCCAACCTGCAAAAGTTGGCTCGTGCCTTCGCGTTGGCTGAACCCGTGATTCGTGAATTGACCATTAAATTGGATCCACGATTGGTGGAACCCATCTTGGCCAACGCTCGCGGCGAACACTTCGCTGGTCCTTCCGGCGCGGAAGGTGGCGAAGACGCACCAGCCGAGGGCGAAGAAGCGGTTGCCGAAACCGCCGACGCCTGA
- a CDS encoding DUF6268 family outer membrane beta-barrel protein, translating to MLAEPDPRLVGPPPEIELENFRRGFFQGGELLGGFLTDGSDGSLGPGQRGGLEETFWELRLSTGIPLGSLDHLLGVRPFFRAEHFDGPTGTDVPEMLYSTGVSLFHRKRWNERVSSIVIATPAVRSDFTTSKNAFRLFGLGLVNWQCRDDLSLALGAVYFDRSDLGVLPAFGLTWTPSPQWKVDLMMPRPQINRRLWVQPGQAEGWAFVGGSIGGNTWAVTREGGARDGQKDELTVNGLRVFGGYETLVTGNRGWGMEVGYVFNRSLEYEREAVEYDLHDAVFLEASWKF from the coding sequence TTGCTGGCCGAACCTGATCCGCGATTGGTCGGGCCGCCACCCGAAATTGAGTTGGAAAATTTTCGTCGAGGGTTCTTCCAAGGTGGTGAACTGTTGGGTGGCTTTCTAACCGACGGAAGTGATGGCTCGCTGGGGCCCGGACAGCGGGGAGGATTGGAGGAGACCTTTTGGGAACTCCGGCTGAGTACGGGAATCCCGCTTGGCAGTCTTGATCATTTGCTCGGCGTTCGTCCCTTCTTCCGAGCGGAACACTTCGACGGCCCGACAGGAACGGATGTGCCGGAAATGCTCTACAGCACCGGTGTCAGTCTTTTCCATCGCAAGCGGTGGAACGAGCGAGTCTCCAGCATCGTGATTGCGACTCCGGCGGTTCGCAGCGATTTCACGACCAGCAAAAACGCGTTTCGGCTGTTCGGGCTGGGACTGGTCAATTGGCAATGTCGCGACGATCTGAGTCTGGCTCTCGGGGCGGTCTATTTCGATCGCAGCGACCTCGGCGTTTTGCCGGCGTTCGGACTGACTTGGACACCATCTCCGCAATGGAAGGTGGATCTGATGATGCCACGTCCGCAGATCAACCGACGTTTGTGGGTGCAACCAGGACAGGCCGAGGGTTGGGCGTTTGTCGGTGGTTCGATCGGCGGCAACACCTGGGCGGTCACACGAGAAGGCGGCGCGCGAGATGGTCAGAAAGACGAGTTGACCGTCAATGGATTGCGAGTGTTTGGCGGCTATGAAACTCTCGTGACCGGCAATCGAGGTTGGGGCATGGAGGTCGGCTACGTATTCAATCGTTCGCTCGAGTACGAGCGGGAAGCCGTAGAGTACGATCTCCACGATGCCGTGTTTCTCGAGGCCAGTTGGAAGTTCTGA
- the pth gene encoding aminoacyl-tRNA hydrolase gives MKLVVGLGNPGRKYDQTRHNIGFMVADALVRRYVGSPPTTKFEGEISECRIENEKVLVLCPHTYMNASGQSVRKAIEFYKLSLEDILVICDDLNLDTGRVRLRRSGSAGGQKGLVDIIRHLGSDQWARLKIGIGRPPAKWQVSDYVLGKFDKTEQQEMEHAIVRSCDATASWVADGVTEAMNRFNAAKGA, from the coding sequence GTGAAGCTGGTCGTTGGCTTGGGGAACCCTGGTCGCAAGTACGATCAAACCCGCCACAACATAGGATTCATGGTCGCCGACGCCTTGGTGCGTCGGTATGTCGGCTCTCCCCCGACGACCAAATTTGAGGGAGAAATCAGCGAGTGTCGCATTGAGAACGAAAAGGTCTTGGTGCTTTGCCCGCACACTTACATGAACGCCAGTGGGCAAAGTGTCCGCAAGGCAATTGAATTTTACAAACTTTCCCTGGAAGACATCCTCGTCATTTGTGATGACCTGAACCTCGATACCGGTCGCGTTCGATTGCGACGATCCGGATCCGCGGGAGGTCAAAAAGGCCTGGTGGACATCATTCGCCACCTGGGCAGCGATCAATGGGCGAGACTGAAGATTGGAATTGGACGACCGCCGGCAAAGTGGCAAGTGTCCGATTATGTTTTGGGAAAGTTTGACAAAACTGAACAACAAGAAATGGAACATGCCATTGTTCGCTCTTGTGACGCCACCGCCAGTTGGGTGGCCGACGGAGTGACCGAGGCCATGAACCGTTTCAACGCCGCCAAAGGCGCTTAG
- the rplI gene encoding 50S ribosomal protein L9 has translation MSKSATRRANSHFKRLPKGKNGGIELLLIHNVEHLGRQGDLVEVKPGYALNYLLPQGLATIATDHHKRMVEKHREKLRAIELEKLKSYREQADELAKQSITIEANANDEGHLYGSVGPHEIVDALKANGITLAQDQIRLEGPLKELGLYTVKVHLHSEVDASLKVWVVPTVAAEGGEPGAS, from the coding sequence ATGTCAAAATCAGCGACCCGGCGTGCGAATAGCCACTTCAAACGTCTTCCAAAAGGAAAGAACGGCGGCATCGAACTGCTGTTGATCCACAACGTTGAGCACCTCGGCCGCCAAGGCGACTTGGTCGAAGTCAAACCCGGCTATGCGTTGAACTACCTGTTGCCGCAAGGCTTGGCGACGATCGCCACCGACCACCACAAACGAATGGTCGAGAAGCACCGTGAGAAGTTGCGTGCGATCGAATTGGAAAAGCTGAAAAGCTACCGCGAGCAAGCCGACGAGTTGGCCAAGCAGTCGATCACAATCGAAGCCAACGCCAACGACGAAGGTCACCTGTACGGCAGCGTTGGGCCTCACGAAATCGTCGACGCTCTCAAAGCCAACGGCATCACCCTGGCTCAAGACCAAATCCGCTTGGAAGGTCCTTTGAAAGAGCTGGGTCTGTACACGGTCAAAGTTCACCTGCACAGCGAAGTCGATGCCAGCCTGAAAGTCTGGGTTGTGCCAACCGTCGCTGCAGAAGGTGGCGAACCAGGCGCCAGCTGA